One Ferribacterium limneticum genomic window, CCCGCTTGATTGTTGCCAATTCGGAAAGCATCGAGAGCCGGGTGGCCGAACATACGCTCGATGTCGGGCTGATCGAAGTCCCGGCCAAGCTCGGCGGCCTGACCAGCCAGATCTGCTGCGAAGACGAATTGCTCGTCATCTGCGCGCCCGATTACCCGCTGGCCGGCATGACATCGGTGACGCCGAAAGCGCTGGCTGAATACGAATACATTTCGCGCGAACCAGGTTCGGGGACGCGGGAAATCACCGACGCCTATTTTCTCGCCCACAAGGTGCCGCCGGCCAGCCTCAAGACGCAAATGGAACTGGGCAGTCCGGAAGCGCTGAAAGGCGTCGTGGCGACCGGCCTCGGCTTCGCCATCGTGCCCAAGGCCGTCGTCGCCAAGGAAATCCAGCTCGGCGAACTGCTCGCCATCCCGCTCAAGCCGCCGCTCAAGCGCAGCCTCTATCTCGTCTTCCAGAAGGATCGCTTCCAGTCCCGACTGACTGGCACCTTCATTGAATTCACCCGCTCCAAACTGAAAGAAATGGCTTCATGAAAACCTCGCGTCCCATTCGCGCGCGCATCGCGCCGGCGGCGATTCTCCACAACTACCGGCTGGCCAAAAGTCATGCGCCGCAGGCCAAGGCATGGGCGGTCGTCAAGGCCAACGCTTACGGCCACGGACAATGGCGGGCGGTCGAAGCCCTGCGCGGCGAAGCTGACGGTTTTGCCCTGCTCGAATGCGAAAACGCTGTCGCCCTGCGCGAAGCCGGCGTCACCCAGCCCATCCTGCTCCTCGAAGGCGTCTTCAGCGCCCGCGATGTGCGCGCCGTCATCGAACACCGGCTGAC contains:
- a CDS encoding LysR family transcriptional regulator, with the protein product MADRRLQVFHAVAKHLSFTRAADALFMTQPAVTFQIKQLEEQYGTRLFERRHGGISLTPAGEMVLSYADRILALSDEMETRLSEMTGEMRGPLLVGASTTIAEFMLPRVLGEFNAAYPQVRARLIVANSESIESRVAEHTLDVGLIEVPAKLGGLTSQICCEDELLVICAPDYPLAGMTSVTPKALAEYEYISREPGSGTREITDAYFLAHKVPPASLKTQMELGSPEALKGVVATGLGFAIVPKAVVAKEIQLGELLAIPLKPPLKRSLYLVFQKDRFQSRLTGTFIEFTRSKLKEMAS